catcattcctgccaaagaaatcccagggctgatctccttcagaatggactggttggatctccttgcagtccaagggactctcaagagtcttctccaacaccacagttcaaaagcatcaattcttcagcgctcagctttcttcacagtccaactctcacatccatacatgaccactggaaaaccatagccttgactagatggacatttgttggcaaagtaatgtctctgcttttcaatatgctatctaggttggtcataactttccttccaaggagtaagcgtcttttaatttcatggctgcggtcaccatctgcagtgattttagagcccaaaaaaataaagtctgatactaaTTCTTACATTGTCTCAAATAGGCCCTACTGTTTAGTGTCCCATAAATTAGATGTTCCAAACTAGGACACTTTTGACATGAAATGAGTAATTACTAATTACACTGTAGCAGCTGGTATTAATTAGATTAGTTCTGAGCAAATCGAAAGATATGGTCACCATTCCAAGGTTGTTTCCATTAGGGTCATCACGTTCCAAGGCCACAGGATGTTTCACACACAAAATATCGGCATCATATTTCGCTACCAGCACCCTGAAACAGTACTGTTTGTGCCATGGCTGACGGAAACTACTTTGGTTTACACCTGATCATTTCCAAGGACCAGAtctaagtccatggagtcaagcTAGGAAAACAATCAATCTCTGACAATATCATACAATCTTTGAACTCAGGGTGATAATACATTTAAGATATCATTCTAATCTGAGGCCCAGTGAACCCTATTAATATAAGAAGAgacttagatgataaagaatcttccttatGGTGGAGGTTAGGAAGAAAGAGATGTCTAATTAaggttttcttgtttccttttcttcatcgTAATTTccttattagttcagttcagtcgctcagtagtgtccgactctttgctaccccatgaatcgcagcaggccaggcctccctgtccatcaccaactccaggtgttcactcagactcacgtccatcgagttggtgatgccatccagccatctcatcctctgttgtcccttttcctcctgcccccaatccctcacagcatcagagtcttccaatgagtcaactcttcctcaAATTTTCACTTAGTAAAAAGAAGTCCAGAGCCAGCCATAGCTCAGGGAACAAAGGGAAAATAATCCACACATGGCatgaaacaaactggaaaaagaaccaCATCAACATTGATGACACTGAAGAACAGGCTCAAATGACTAGCAATGAAGCCTAAATAGTGATCAGGAATCAGAAATGATTATCCACAACCAGAAGTTTCTAACTACAACTATTCCCTCACACTTCTGTATTCTATCTCCCTTTGAATGGCACATTTTTTGTCCtaataaagtcaaataaaattcaaaaattgcTAGTCTCTGTTCCCAAAGAAAGACCAATCTTCCATATGGTGTTTCAACTTTCTGGGAGGGTGCATAATGACCAACATTGAATCCAACTATTGAGAAAACCTGAAAACCAGTGAAAAAACTGTGAtctcatttttcagaaaaaaatctttgggGGCAGCTTCTCATTGACCATCATGATGAAAGaagtaaatgtaaaagaataactcaaaaaataatatatatatatatatatatatatatatatataaacttttcagaaaagaaacTTCCAAGAGCTCATTTTATTCCCTGTACAGTTTCAGAAAGCATACCATTCCAAGAGGAAGTCagttaggtcttttttttttttcctttttttttagttatatgtAGGATCTGGGAGTGATTAACTGATGGTTATCTCAAATTTCTTAAGGAACACTCTAAAAAAATTACTAATAGAGTTAAAACAACATTTCAAGGAGATAGAGATAGAAATAGAAAGGACTCAAGAGAAATAGAGTCAATTTCTCTCTTTGTGTTATGGTAGTCTGTATAATGTTCCTCACTGCTTTATTTGTGAAATATAAGGGGAGAAATGTATGCCTTCCTTATGgtgaaaataaatacaagattttaaaaaattaaaggatagggtagaaaaacaatattttaaaatctaaataaaaatgaacaattaaGTATTATGGGACTTTTGTTAGCATTAGAAAGTTAagcaatcaaagagaaaaaaaaaccaagtaacttagtaaagttttttttttaattctaaaataaacataatcaaaactaaataaaatttaaaattcagaggCTAATATGATAGCAGTTACAGAGAAAAgagatataatattaaaataaacattaaagtcTAACATGAAAATCTGAAGTATGCAACTCAGATCAAGAAGAAGTACGgacttcctttatggtccaatggGTGGGAATCTGACTTGCAGTGAAAGGGACATGAGttggatctctggttggggaactaaaatcccacatacctGGGACAACCAAGCCCAGTAAGCCTGAGTGCTACAACTATTGAGACAGTGAGCTCTGGAGtccacatgccataactagaAAGTTCATGTGCTgcaatatcccacatgctgcaactaagatccaacagacccaaataaataaatattttaaataaaaggaagaaataaaatgacaaaggGGATTTTTTTGAAGATTGAAGGTTacaaacagaggaaagaaatacaaaccccagataaaaatcaaatgtaaaaaCCATCTAAAAGATAGATTCACATTTCTTAAAAACAGATTCTTCTTCGATTGGCAATACATTGAACACTTCATAGATAGAGAGCCAATGGAACAGAGAAAAAGATATAGCTCTATTTTTATCAATGGGTAATTTGACTcagaagttatttatatttacagCTTTAAATATCAGGTATTTGGTTGTAAGACCAAAGCAGTTAGATCCCATGTATCAGaaggtatatatatttaaaaaaaaaaaaaaaactgccaaagCAGATATGttgaaagtagaaaagaataatttaatgcctcctggagaaggaaatggcaacccactccagtgttcttgcctggagaatcccagggatgggggagcctggtggcctgcgtctatggggtcgcacagagtcgaacacaactgaagcgacttagcagcagtagcagcagcagttggatataaggggcttcctaggtggctcagtggtaaagaatctgtctgccaatgcaggagatgagggtttgatccctggatcagaaagatcccctggagaagaaaatggcaacccattcatattcttgcctaggaaatcccatagacagaggagcctggtgggctacagtccactgggttgcaaaaaagttggagaagactcagcgACTAACCAACAAAATTGATTAATTGATTTCTACATTGTGATTATAAGTTACCTGtcccttttaaatttttcttctcagTAAATGTTTTACTGCTTCCTTCACATCCTTGTTCCTGAGACTATAGATTAAAGGATTAATCATAGGAGTCATCACTCCATAGAACACAGATACAAGTTTGTCCGTAACATCCATGTCATCTGAATTAAGTGTCTCTTTAGACTTGGGCTTCATGTACATGAAGAGAATGGTTCCGTAGAATATTATCACCACAGTCAAGTGGGCTGAGCAGGTAGAGAAGACTTTGCTTCTCCCCTCAGAAGAGCGAATTCTGAGGATGCTCATAATAATTAATGTGTAAGAGATAAAGATTAACAATAATGGTGTCATTGTGAATAAGGTTGTGGCCACAAGCATGATGAACTCGTTACCTGAGATATCAGCACAGGCCAATTTCATGACAGCCAGAATTTCACAGGCGAAATGATTGATGACATTATTCCTGCAGAAAGGCAATTGTACTACGCACCCAGTTTGTACTGTAGAGTTGACAACTCCTACGATCCAAGAGCCAGCTGCCATGGGTACATAGGAACCCTTGCTCATGATGACAGAATATCTCAGAGGGTTGCAAATAGCCACATACCGGTCAAAGGCCATCATGCCCAGGAGCACACACTCTGTTGTCCCCATGGCCAAGCCAAGGAACAtctgcacagcacagccagagaaggagatggtcTTTTTTTCTGAGAGGAAGCTCACCAGCACGGGGGGAATGGAGACAGTGGTGAAGCAGATGTCCAGGAAGGAGAGGTTCCCCAGGAAGAAGTACATAGGGGTGTGAAGATGGGAGTCTAAGATGCTGATGAGAATAAGGGTACCATTTCCCAGAAGGATGACCACATACATTATTAAGACTACCACAAAAAAGAGTAGCTCAAGCCTTGGATAACCAGAAAGCCCCTTCAGAAAAAATTCCACCAGAATGGTTTggttttcccattccattgtatGGTTTCTTTTTCACCTGTAATACATTAGagtattttaagataaaatatgtaTTCTACTATGATTATATTCAACTATGTACCAATGTAACATATACtcataggaagaaaagaaaatataaaaaggaatagaccaaagaaagaagaaaagaaataaagtggaCCAAATAGAATagagagggggaagggaagagaaatgaacatattttcaaGCTACAAGCAATATgccatgtaatttattgaatctCATCAAGGTTCTGGAGGAGAAAGGTATCATCATCCACGttttacaataaataaatcaaagcaaaaatattaattaaactcaattaaatgtaaatttagaGCAGAGGTaagattcaaacccaagtcttccttGCTGAAGCCTGAGCTTTTGGTCATATTTGTCACCACAAGTTAAGGTTTAAAATAAATACGAGTATTGCATTATGTGTAACTGAAAAGTAAACTATTTTTATTGGCTACAAACCACCACTGGAGAAcgaaagggcaactcactccaatgttcttgcctggaaaatctcatggacagaagagcctggtgggctacagtccatggggtcacaaagagttggacataacttagtgactaaacgacaacaaacCCCCACACAATAGACTAATGATCTTGTCACTGTTCCATGTTACTCTGCTATGCTTATTATCTGACTTGTCCATTAGCATGAAAAATTCATTAAGGCAGGGACTTTTTCTTGTTTACTTCTACAATACCAGTATCTACAATATAACAGACACAGAGATAAGAGgttcagaaatatttgttgaataaatgaatatagccAAGGACCAAATGACTACTAATTACTTTATTTGTACCTTACCTAATTTAGTCAGAGAAGCAACCCTATTAGgcaattattgctattattagcattgtcattttcattataaaaaaaggaagaaaataagtaatttgcttaaggtcaaggtcaaggtcaTAGCTAAATAAGTGGTTGAGCCAGAACTTGAATCCAAGCCATATGGCTGTGGAGTTCAAACTTAATTGCTCATTTTGCAGAGAACTTGACTCACGGTCTAGAATATCTTGTAATCTAATAGACAACactaatatttcaaaagaaacatcAGACCAAATAGGGGATTAGTCAGAAAGAAGAGTTCAATATGGTGATTTGAGAGCActttaattctttatattttgagggaaattattcatttctgtgacaaaaatatatctattagtgtgtgctgctattgctgctaagtcgcttcagtcgtgtccgactctgtgcgaccccatagacggcagcccaccaggctcccccgtccctgggattctcc
This portion of the Bubalus bubalis isolate 160015118507 breed Murrah chromosome 3, NDDB_SH_1, whole genome shotgun sequence genome encodes:
- the LOC102413287 gene encoding olfactory receptor 13C2-like, whose protein sequence is MEWENQTILVEFFLKGLSGYPRLELLFFVVVLIMYVVILLGNGTLILISILDSHLHTPMYFFLGNLSFLDICFTTVSIPPVLVSFLSEKKTISFSGCAVQMFLGLAMGTTECVLLGMMAFDRYVAICNPLRYSVIMSKGSYVPMAAGSWIVGVVNSTVQTGCVVQLPFCRNNVINHFACEILAVMKLACADISGNEFIMLVATTLFTMTPLLLIFISYTLIIMSILRIRSSEGRSKVFSTCSAHLTVVIIFYGTILFMYMKPKSKETLNSDDMDVTDKLVSVFYGVMTPMINPLIYSLRNKDVKEAVKHLLRRKI